The genomic segment CCGGCACCCCCGCCTCCATCGCCGTGCGACGGGCCTGGTCCTTGTCTCCCATGCGGTTGATGATCTCCGGCGCCGGACCCAGCCACTTGATGTCGCAGCTGCCGATGATCTCGGCGAATTCGGCGTTCTCGGCCAGGAATCCGTAGCCGGGGTGCACGGCATCGGCGCCCGTGATCTCGGCAGCGGCGACCAGCCGTGGGACGTTCAGGTAGCTGGCCGTGGCCAGGGGCTCTCCCACGCAGACCGACTCGTCGGCGAACTTGACGTGCAGGGCCTCGAGGTCGGCCGTCGAGTGCACGGCTACGGTCTCGATCCCCAGCTCACGGCAGGCGCGCATGATGCGCAGAGCGATCTCGCCGCGGTTGGCCACCAGTACCTTGCGAATCATCGATGTCCCCCGTCACGGGTCGGTGCGGCATCTCCGGCCGCCGGGCGCACGGAACGAAGCGCTCACGATGCCCGAATTCGCGGCCGCCGGCAAGGGAACGGTCGACGGACGGTCCGGTACGGGCTCGATGGTTCCGCGCGGACTCAGAGTTCCAGATAGTCGCCCTGTACGGGAGTGGGACCCCCGGGGTCGGTCGCGGCGGCCTTCTCGCCACCCTTCTCGAAGGTGTCCCATCGGCCGTCGCTGGCACCCTGGATCCCCTTCACCCGCAGACTGAACTCGTGGGGATTGGTCGACGCCCGCATGGCTTCCTCGAGGCTGACCTCGCCGCTGCGGAAGAGGGACATGAGGGACTGATCGAAGGTCTGCATCCGGTAGGTCACGTGACCCTCGGCGATCGCGTCCTGGATCATGTGGGTCTTCTCGGGCTCCCGGATGTACTCCTGGATCGTGCTCGTGTTGATCATGCACTCGACCGCGGGCACGCGACCCCGACCCCCGATGCGAGGGATCAGACGTTGGCTGACGATGGCCCGCAGCGTGTTGCTCAGGAGATAGCGGATCTCCTGGTGCTGGTGCGGCGGGAAGAAGCTGAGGATGCGGTGCATGGTCTGGGTCGCATCCATGGTGTGCAGCGTGCTGAAGACGAGGTGGCCGGTGTCGGCCGCCGTCAGGGCCGTCTTCATGGTCTCGTTGTCGCGGATCTCGCCGATCAGGATCACGTCGGGATCCTGCCGCAGTACGTGCTTCAGCGCCTTCGTGTAGCTCGAGGTGTCGGTGCCGACTTCGCGCTGGTTGATCTGGCTGCGCTTGTCGCGGTGCAGGAACTCGATCGGATCCTCGATCGTGATGATGTTGCTCGTGAGTTCGGTGTTGATGGTGTCGATCATGCCCGCGAGCGTGGTCGACTTCCCCGACCCGACCGTTCCCGTCACGAAGACCAGCCCGCGCGGGTAGAGCGCGATGTCGCGCACGATCGGCGGCAGGTCGAGTTCCT from the Candidatus Krumholzibacteriia bacterium genome contains:
- a CDS encoding type IV pilus twitching motility protein PilT, producing the protein MAIQIKSILQRMIELEASDLHLKVGVAPTARVHGRLVRLEFEAPGPKDMAEVVEHILTPAQRDEFETTREVDFAFGVPGLARFRANFYVQRGSVAMVFRQVPVEIKALEELDLPPIVRDIALYPRGLVFVTGTVGSGKSTTLAGMIDTINTELTSNIITIEDPIEFLHRDKRSQINQREVGTDTSSYTKALKHVLRQDPDVILIGEIRDNETMKTALTAADTGHLVFSTLHTMDATQTMHRILSFFPPHQHQEIRYLLSNTLRAIVSQRLIPRIGGRGRVPAVECMINTSTIQEYIREPEKTHMIQDAIAEGHVTYRMQTFDQSLMSLFRSGEVSLEEAMRASTNPHEFSLRVKGIQGASDGRWDTFEKGGEKAAATDPGGPTPVQGDYLEL